In Dyadobacter subterraneus, a single genomic region encodes these proteins:
- a CDS encoding type II toxin-antitoxin system VapC family toxin, which translates to MRKVLIDTDIILDFFFDRHPFSDNAVKIFSLLESGEIKGFVTPLTYSNVYYLLKRTASHSYVIDKLKLLFQITDVLTMGKNTVLQALNSDFSDFEDALQNFSTADYSEIHVLITRNVKDYKNSKMAVLTPDSYLKIRENN; encoded by the coding sequence GTGAGGAAAGTCTTAATTGATACAGATATAATCTTAGATTTTTTCTTTGACCGTCATCCATTTTCTGATAATGCCGTAAAGATATTTTCATTGCTGGAATCTGGTGAAATTAAAGGATTTGTGACACCACTGACATACAGCAATGTCTATTATTTGCTGAAGAGAACGGCCAGTCATAGCTACGTAATAGATAAGCTTAAACTGTTATTTCAAATTACTGATGTACTTACAATGGGAAAAAATACTGTGTTACAAGCTTTGAATTCTGACTTTTCAGATTTTGAAGATGCTTTACAGAATTTTTCAACTGCTGATTACAGTGAGATACATGTTCTGATCACCAGGAATGTTAAGGATTACAAAAATAGTAAAATGGCTGTGCTGACACCTGATAGTTATTTAAAGATCAGGGAGAATAATTGA
- a CDS encoding DEAD/DEAH box helicase, protein MTFQELNLIEPITKALTEEGYTTPTPIQAKAIPLILQHRDLLGCAQTGTGKTAAFAIPMLQILEEKAKSKNEKGPIRALILTPTRELAIQIGESFSAYGRFTNITHTVIFGGVGQKPQTDALRRGVDVLIATPGRLLDLINQGFVHLKQLEIFVLDEADRMLDMGFVHDVKKILRLLPAKRQSLFFSATMPPVIMTLADTILSNPAKVEVTPVSSTADTIKQSVYFVDKSDKNNLLLHILNDDTIATALVFTRTKHGADKVVKVLRKAGVTSEAIHGNKSQNARQNALKNFKSQATRVLVATDIAARGIDVDDLTHVINYEIPNIPETYVHRIGRTGRAGAKGTAFSFCDLDEKTYLKDIHKLINKNIPVVKDHPYSNGR, encoded by the coding sequence ATGACATTTCAAGAATTAAACCTCATTGAGCCGATTACGAAGGCTCTGACAGAAGAAGGATACACAACTCCCACGCCAATTCAGGCAAAAGCGATACCTCTTATTTTACAACATAGAGATTTACTGGGTTGCGCACAGACAGGCACAGGAAAAACCGCAGCTTTTGCGATTCCAATGCTTCAGATATTAGAAGAAAAAGCAAAAAGTAAAAACGAAAAAGGGCCGATCCGGGCGCTTATTCTTACGCCAACACGTGAACTTGCGATCCAGATTGGCGAAAGTTTCTCAGCGTATGGCCGTTTTACAAATATTACGCATACCGTTATTTTTGGTGGCGTTGGCCAAAAACCGCAGACTGATGCGCTAAGAAGAGGTGTTGATGTACTAATTGCTACGCCAGGACGTTTACTGGATCTTATCAATCAGGGGTTTGTACATTTAAAACAACTGGAAATATTTGTTTTGGATGAAGCGGACCGTATGCTTGATATGGGTTTTGTGCATGATGTGAAAAAGATTTTACGTCTTTTACCTGCAAAACGCCAGTCGTTATTTTTCTCGGCTACGATGCCTCCGGTTATTATGACTTTGGCAGACACGATTCTTTCAAATCCTGCAAAAGTGGAAGTTACTCCGGTTTCTTCAACAGCCGATACGATTAAGCAATCTGTTTATTTTGTTGATAAATCAGATAAAAATAATCTGCTTTTACATATCCTGAATGATGATACGATTGCAACTGCGCTTGTTTTTACGAGAACAAAACATGGTGCCGATAAAGTTGTGAAGGTATTGCGCAAAGCGGGTGTGACATCTGAAGCTATTCACGGAAACAAATCACAAAATGCCCGTCAGAATGCTTTGAAGAATTTCAAAAGTCAGGCGACACGTGTTTTGGTAGCAACTGATATTGCGGCCCGTGGAATTGATGTAGATGATCTAACACACGTGATCAACTACGAAATCCCGAACATTCCTGAAACTTATGTACACAGAATTGGCCGTACAGGCCGTGCTGGTGCAAAAGGAACGGCATTTTCTTTCTGCGATCTGGATGAAAAAACATATTTGAAAGATATTCACAAACTGATCA
- a CDS encoding cupin domain-containing protein produces the protein MITKRDITVAAVTMGLTMSFVIGGSKIKNLDSSIFDWNDIPAKETKTGSVRTFFRSSTATLDELECHVTTLNAGESSHPPHKHPEEEVIIIKEGTLEALVNGNMKCVGPGSVVFQASNQMHSIKNVGNSPATYHVFSWHSPGTMKK, from the coding sequence ATGATTACGAAACGAGATATTACCGTAGCAGCCGTGACGATGGGACTTACTATGTCTTTCGTTATTGGCGGATCAAAAATCAAGAATCTTGACTCTTCCATTTTTGACTGGAACGATATACCCGCAAAAGAAACCAAAACCGGTTCTGTACGTACATTTTTTCGCTCTTCAACAGCTACCCTTGACGAACTAGAATGTCATGTAACAACGCTTAACGCGGGTGAATCTTCGCATCCTCCGCACAAACACCCGGAAGAAGAAGTTATCATCATCAAAGAAGGAACGCTCGAAGCTTTGGTAAATGGAAACATGAAATGCGTTGGTCCGGGTTCAGTGGTTTTTCAGGCTTCCAACCAGATGCATTCCATCAAAAATGTTGGAAATAGTCCCGCAACTTATCATGTTTTCAGCTGGCATTCGCCTGGAACGATGAAAAAATAA
- a CDS encoding DUF6364 family protein codes for MNTKLTLTIEDSVIDQAKRYARQEGRSLSDLVENYLKAVIADPEKQIELTPIVKALRGSFKAPADFDYKEELVKGLSEKYL; via the coding sequence ATGAACACAAAATTGACATTAACCATCGAAGATTCAGTTATTGACCAAGCTAAAAGATATGCCAGGCAAGAGGGTAGGAGTTTGTCGGATCTTGTAGAAAACTATTTAAAAGCTGTAATTGCAGATCCAGAAAAACAAATAGAATTAACGCCTATTGTCAAAGCTTTACGTGGATCATTTAAGGCACCAGCAGACTTTGATTACAAAGAAGAATTAGTAAAAGGTTTATCCGAAAAATATTTGTAG
- a CDS encoding Dabb family protein: MEDSSRRKFLQNAGLASLVSISPLTEEPERASELFIHHVLFYLKDPNNAQDEAKLLEGLKKLAKVPQIQFVNIGKPASTSRSVIVRDYTFSWMCFFKNIIEEELYQTHPIHDEFRRDYAHLWEKVVIYDSVGPKKLS; the protein is encoded by the coding sequence ATGGAAGATTCATCAAGACGCAAATTTTTACAAAATGCCGGATTGGCTTCATTGGTATCGATTTCGCCACTTACGGAGGAGCCGGAAAGAGCCAGTGAGCTTTTTATACATCACGTTCTTTTTTATCTGAAAGATCCAAATAATGCTCAGGATGAGGCTAAACTTTTGGAAGGATTGAAAAAACTTGCAAAAGTACCACAGATACAGTTTGTCAATATCGGCAAACCGGCATCAACAAGTCGTTCTGTCATTGTGAGAGATTATACTTTTTCGTGGATGTGTTTTTTCAAAAATATTATTGAAGAAGAACTTTATCAGACACATCCGATCCACGACGAATTCCGTCGGGACTATGCGCATTTATGGGAAAAAGTTGTAATCTATGATTCCGTAGGACCTAAGAAATTATCCTAG
- a CDS encoding DUF1697 domain-containing protein → MKTYIAILRGINVTGQKIIKMADLKKMFEELPFENVRTYIQSGNIVFNAEPKSDQDLEKTIHDKIQKTFSFSVPVIVLDEKELKKVQQHNPFLTGRNEDLTKLHVTFLNAIPENNLVDKLRETAKFLPDEWILDGKTVYLFCPNGYGKTKLNNNFFENKLKVTATTRNWKTVNELVSMTFM, encoded by the coding sequence ATGAAAACTTATATAGCGATTTTAAGAGGAATAAATGTCACGGGACAGAAAATAATAAAAATGGCGGATCTCAAAAAAATGTTTGAAGAACTGCCATTTGAAAATGTCCGCACCTATATCCAAAGTGGAAATATTGTTTTTAATGCAGAACCGAAAAGTGATCAGGATCTTGAAAAAACAATTCATGACAAAATTCAAAAAACCTTTTCTTTCTCAGTTCCTGTAATTGTTTTGGATGAGAAAGAGCTGAAAAAAGTCCAGCAGCATAATCCATTTTTAACCGGGCGAAATGAAGATTTGACGAAACTGCATGTAACGTTTCTAAATGCAATTCCGGAGAATAATCTTGTTGATAAATTAAGAGAAACCGCAAAATTTCTACCGGATGAATGGATTCTGGATGGAAAAACAGTTTATCTTTTTTGCCCAAACGGTTATGGTAAGACAAAACTGAACAATAATTTCTTTGAAAATAAATTAAAGGTTACTGCTACAACGAGGAATTGGAAAACGGTTAATGAGTTGGTTTCGATGACTTTTATGTAA